The Drosophila innubila isolate TH190305 chromosome 3R unlocalized genomic scaffold, UK_Dinn_1.0 2_E_3R, whole genome shotgun sequence genome has a segment encoding these proteins:
- the LOC117791425 gene encoding solute carrier family 22 member 13, which yields MVNQASTIQGGGRSPVPSPQLSHRNVLHSNQIDNERTGSIRRAATPYATVAAPSSDIIGDVVGNFGIWQLRTILIIFLCKIPAAWFMACIIFTAPELYPRTEFTCDTSYLNSSSNYSVSDNQCQVLDEITSSSSECKQFEYVSSFDSLIMQFNLVCLRDIFIAWTQYWHLFGVLVGGVLGTKMMLAISPRSTYCVGAIAQILCGVVTGYARDFSLHCAFRCLSAVCCAVMFTAGQAIFTDITAGMHRIGAIILYDTFWSIGVIVLPTLSSFFNSWSLIYVGITFPTVMLIVLLYWTPDSPRWLLRHASDRQAIDNVEQMVREGAEINDRCFKIPPDFRLQLELLSEKLKAQPAAAPWTQLWQGKRAKTHMVASHLALAFFVINFMGMLLNIRSFGRDYLVPNTIAMGFSEIIGCFLALHFTLKHNKWKWQCAGTFNILAGMLGCLGWLFTGADSMNADLKVSLWMIIATIPKAAVSCAQSMLLACMNELVPANKKQLFVFSVVTWARVWLLSAPFFNVLKKIDTALSLTSYCVFSILGGICTCLLLTPRTSTVPVVPQLEQQDKKEQSPLNAPVWTIESDVHNTRL from the exons atggTCAATCAAGCGTCAACAATTCAAGGCGGTGGACGTTCCCCGGTGCCAAGTCCACAATTATCACATCGCAATGTTTTGCACTCCAATCAAATTGATAACGAGAGAACTGGAAGCATTAGGAGAGCAGCGACACCATATGCGACAGTGGCAGCTCCTAGCAGCGATATCATTGGCGATGTTGTGGGCAACTTTGGCATCTGGCAGCTGCGAACCATCCTGATCATCTTTCTGTGCAAGATTCCCGCCGCTTGGTTCATGGCCTGCATCATCTTCACGGCTCCCGAGCTGTATCCCCGCACGGAGTTCACCTGCGATACGAGTTACCTCAACAGCAGCTCCAACTACAGTGTCTCGGATAACCAGTGCCAAGTGTTGGACGAGATtacgagcagcagcagcgaatgCAAGCAATTCGAGTATGTGTCCAGCTTCGATTCACTCATCATGCAATTCAATCTGGTGTGTCTGAGGGACATCTTCATTGCCTGGACACAGTACTGGCATCTGTTTGGAGTGCTTGTCGGTGGAGTGCTGGGCACCAAGATGATGCTGGCCATTAGTCCGCGTAGCACCTACTGTGTGGGTGCGATTGCCCAGATCCTCTGTGGCGTTGTCACTGGATACGCCCGTGACTTCAGCCTCCACTGCGCCTTCCGTTGTCTCTCGGCAGTGTGTTGTGCCGTCATGTTCACCGCTGGACAGGCCATAT TTACCGATATAACCGCTGGTATGCATCGCATTGGCGCTATTATACTGTACGATACCTTCTGGTCCATTGGCGTCATCGTGCTGCCCACATTGTCGTCCTTCTTCAACAGCTGGTCACTGATCTATGTGGGCATTACATTCCCCACAGTTATGCTGATTGTCCTGTTGTACTGGACACCAGACTCACCGCGCTGGCTGCTCAGACACGCCTCGGATCGCCAGGCGATCGATAATGTGGAGCAGATGGTGCGTGAGGGCGCTGAGATCAATGATCGTTGCTTCAAAATACCGCCAGACTTCAGGCTGCAACTGGAGCTGCTCAGTGAGAAGCTGAAGGCACAGCCAGCAGCTGCACCCTGGACACAGTTGTGGCAGGGTAAACGAGCCAAGACCCACATGGTGGCCTCCCACTTGGCATTGGCGTTCTTTGTCATCAACTTCATGGGCATGCTTCTCAATATACGATCCTTTGGCAGAGATTATCTGGTGCCCAATACCATAGCTATGG GTTTCTCAGAGATAATTGGATGCTTTCTGGCGCTGCATTTCACCCTGAAGCACAACAAATGGAAGTGGCAATGTGCTGGCACCTTCAACATTCTGGCCGGGATGCTGGGCTGTCTAGGTTGGCTCTTCACTGGCGCGGACTCAA TGAATGCTGATCTGAAGGTGTCTTTGTGGATGATCATCGCGACCATACCAAAGGCTGCGGTCTCCTGTGCCCAGTCCATGCTCTTGGCCTGCATGAATGAGCTGGTGCCGGCCAATAAGAAGCAACTCTTTGTATTCTCCGTTGTCACTTGGGCACGTGTGTGGCTCCTCTCGGCACCGTTCTTCAACGTACTTAAGAAGATCGATACGGCACTGTCCCTCACCTCCTACTGCGTCTTCAGCATACTCGGAGGCATCTGTACCTGCCTGCTCCTAACACCTCGGACCAGCACAGTTCCTGTTGTGCCCCAGTTGGAGCAGCAGGACAAGAAGGAGCAATCGCCATTGAATGCGCCAGTCTGGACGATAGAGTCCGATGTGCATAATACACGCTTATAA
- the LOC117790343 gene encoding uncharacterized protein LOC117790343 isoform X1: MKSKKSAFANTSTGYGRHKHSGHGKGHAGNKEKSDSGKTKGKEGKEQPLHEHKEEQEKDLNSGFGDYLRTPEAFEMMKLFVFANTIMLIGTMAWPHIKEQFFMLNQWWESFREHQQQ, from the exons ATGAAATCCAAGAAGTCTGCCTTTGCCAACACATCGACAGGCTACGGCAGGCACAAGCACAGCGGACACGGCAAAGGTCACGCCGGCAATAAGGAAAAGTCGGATAGCGGCAAGACCAAAGGAAAGGAAGGCAAAGAACAACCGTTGCATGAGCAcaaggaggagcaggagaaaGACTTAAACTCCGGCTTCGGTGATTACCTACGCACGCCGGAGG CATTTGAGATGATGaaactgtttgtttttgccaatACTATTATGTTGATTGGTACCATGGCCTGGCCCCATATTAAGGAACAGTTCTTTATGCTTAATCAATGGTGGGAAAGTTTTCGCGAGCACCAGCAGCAATAG
- the LOC117791426 gene encoding putative fatty acyl-CoA reductase CG5065, whose translation MCQAMEVDNMEPKLDIYRDSVVFITGATGFVGKALLEKLLWSFPQIERIYILIRPKGGVGAEQRFQNFLQNGIFERLRSAYPERLKKIAYFPGNIEDDNFGLNELDKLKLCAQVQIIFHSAATVRFNECLKVAARVNSVATYNLLEMCREITQLKSFLYVSTAYCNPGRKYVDECIYPTLPPVDWLQFLTCTKKIPDDYLNRMADYIKGPHVNTYTFTKSIAEQIVNSYKDLIPIVIVRPSIVTAAYKEPYPGWIDNIQAISGIMMEIGKGGISSILGDKNLICDIIPVDFVVNAMIMMAHKAELGSISICNATSGVTNPISWQRLGELTMKWSRIYPTKRMIMFPNFKYRRNSLKHELAVWLLHFVPAIFMDLRTLLLGQKKRFVTPIASRFRQACLAGSFFSLNEWIFKNRSRYYFKDLIENGTFRMLYWNLDELDYDDYIRCHMIGINRYLHREKFTIDANKMQVTRVYWFWIFAHLFFYMMIVYVFL comes from the exons ATGTGCCAAGCTATGGAGGTTGATAATATGGAGCCCAAATTGGATATCTACCGAGACTCGGTCGTCTTTATAACAG GCGCCACTGGATTTGTGGGCAAGGCATTGCTGGAGAAGTTACTCTGGAGTTTTCCACAAATCGAGCGTATTTACATACTCATCAGACCCAAAGGTGGTGTCGGAGCCGAGCAgcgatttcaaaattttctgcAGAATGGGATTTTCGAGCGTTTACGAAGCGCTTATCCTGAACGCCTGAAGAAAATCGCCTACTTTCCTGGCAACATTGAGGATGATAACTTTG GTTTAAATGAGTTGGACAAACTCAAACTGTGCGCCCaagttcaaattatttttcacaGCGCAGCAACA GTGCGATTTAATGAGTGTCTAAAGGTGGCAGCACGGGTCAATTCAGTTGCCACCTACAATCTGCTAGAGATGTGCAGGGAAATCACACAATTGAAG AGTTTTCTCTATGTTTCGACTGCCTACTGCAATCCGGGTCGTAAATACGTAGATGAGTGCATCTATCCAACTCTTCCACCCGTGGATTGGCTACAGTTTCTCACGTGCACCAAGAAGATACCCGATGATTATCTGAATCGCATGGCCGACTATATAAAGGGTCCACATGTGAATACTTACACCTTTACAAAGTCAATAGCAGAGCAGATTGTTAACTCCTACAAGGACCTGATACCCATTGTCATTGTGCGTCCATCGATTGTAACGGCAGCGTACAAGGAACCTTATCCAGGTTGGATTGATAATATACAGGCGATCAGTGGGATTATGATGGAGATTGGCAAGGGCGGCATAAGCAGCATATTGGGCGACAAGAATCTCATCTGCGATATCATTCCAGTGGATTTTGTAGTCAATGCAATGATAATGATGGCTCACAAAGCAGAGCTCGGCAG cATCAGCATTTGCAATGCCACTTCGGGTGTTACGAATCCCATCAGCTGGCAGAGATTGGGTGAACTTACCATGAAATGGTCACGCATTTATCCCACAAAGCGCATGATCATGTTTCCCAATTTCAAGTATCGTCGCAATTCCCTAAAACACGAGTTGGCCGTGTGGTTGCTTCACTTTGTGCCCGCCATCTTCATGGATCTGCGCACGCTTCTCCTGGGACAGAAGAAACGCTTCGTCACGCCGATTGCCAGTAGATTTCGACAGGCCTGCTTGGCAG GCAGTTTCTTTTCGCTCAATGAATGGATCTTTAAGAATCGCAGTCGATACTACTTTAAGGACTTGATTGAGAATGGAACATTTCGCATGCTCTACTGGAATCTGGATGAGCTCGATTACGATGATTATATCCGGTGTCATATGATAGGCATTAACAGATATTTACATCGTGAAAAGTTTACAATTGATGCGAATAAAATGCAGGTGACCAG AGTCTATTGGTTTTGGATTTTCGCTCATCTCTTTTTCTATATGATGattgtttatgtgtttttatAG
- the LOC117790342 gene encoding uncharacterized protein LOC117790342, whose translation MVGPFMQGILLIGIIYWYSKSMMSMINDYYRSEFQRKIKTASDSKPTEETPLNVDNFMEYVRDLDSEHQAEKQSVDNGLNDILEPQLGISHIMLRFMQITGAYPTLDICGAQRTSADSSIS comes from the exons ATGGTGGGCCCATTTATGCAGGGCATATTACTTATAGGCATCATCTATTG GTATTCCAAGAGCATGATGTCTATGATCAATGATTATTATCGCAGCGAGTTTCAACGCAAAATCAAAACTGCAAGCGACTCGAAGCCAACGGAAGAGACTCCTCTTAATGTGGATAATTTTATGGAATATGTGCGTGACTTGGATTCAGAGCATCAGGCGGAGAAGCAGTCAGTCGACAATGGATTGAATGACATTTTAGAGCCGCAACTAGGCATTTCCCACATCATGCTGAGATTCATGCAAATCACAGGCGCATACCCTACACTTGATATTTGTGGAGCTCAGCGAACCTCTGCAGACAGTTCTATAAGCTAG
- the LOC117792663 gene encoding solute carrier family 22 member 3, translating to MTKSYRINGDNPKSRRSSPHPDALAQISYCIHGCPDSEIRNGPMQSESDDIITQILGNFGIWQLRSVLIIFLCKIPAAWFMACIIFTAPDIYPNEEFTCDTSVYGVAENCSVTEDQCTVLVAYGDGNYAMRQCQQFNYAPGFHSLIMEFDLVCLCDIFVAWSQYWHLFGMFLGGVVSTRLMRVLSPRSVHISGILGLLCCGICTGLVNDFSLHCSFRCLSGVCCCFMMTSGQVILTDITAGKYRQGVLLLYETFWSLGVILLPAIAAGAHSWRQIVIGITLLPLVIVLLLPWLPDSPRWQLQHSRSMDDAVDYVMELLLKAASVNDRRYKVPHDLAARLEHLGDKLRAQPPSARWLELWRGHKRAKIHMMATHMALATFLIGHVGLLLNIRSFGRDYLSPNTIIIGLVEILGCLLAMYLTFNHNAHKWQWAGTFCILGGAVGCLCWFFNDVDLPEVYGIALWMLFAALPKASISCAQAMLLTCMGESVPSEKRDPFAFSVVTWARVWLLSASFLTLLRELNIALSLSAFCVLVILGGICTCCLRTPLERHHEQEDPEEQHYNDAVSFNTHL from the exons ATGACTAAAAGCTACCGCATCAATGGCGACAATCCGAAGTCACGTCGCTCGTCGCCGCATCCCGACGCCTTGGCTCAGATATCATATTGTATACACGGCTGCCCGGACTCGGAGATCCGGAACGGACCAATGCAAAGCGAGTCTGATGACATTATCACACAGATTCTTGGCAATTTTGGCATCTGGCAACTGCGATCTGTGCTGATCATCTTTCTGTGCAAGATTCCGGCTGCTTGGTTCATGGCCTGCATCATCTTCACGGCTCCAGACATCTATCCCAATGAGGAGTTTACTTGCGACACGAGTGTCTATGGAGTCGCCGAGAACTGTAGCGTCACAGAGGATCAGTGCACCGTTCTGGTGGCCTATGGCGATGGAAACTATGCGATGCGTCAGTGTCAGCAGTTCAACTATGCTCCGGGCTTCCACTCCCTGATCATGGAGTTCGATCTGGTTTGTCTGTGCGACATTTTCGTTGCCTGGTCTCAGTACTGGCATCTCTTTGGCATGTTCCTTGGAGGTGTTGTCTCCACCCGCCTGATGCGAGTTCTCAGTCCACGCAGTGTCCACATCTCCGGCATTTTGGGCCTGCTCTGCTGCGGCATCTGCACGGGTCTGGTCAATGACTTTAGCTTGCATTGCTCGTTTCGCTGCCTCTCCGGAGTATGTTGTTGCTTTATGATGACTTCCGGCCAGGTCATAT TAACAGACATTACGGCGGGCAAGTATCGTCAGGGTGTCCTGCTGCTCTACGAGACCTTCTGGTCCCTTGGCGTCATCCTGCTGCCTGCGATCGCTGCCGGCGCCCACAGTTGGCGTCAGATTGTAATTGGGATAACATTGTTGCCTCTTGTGATTGTCCTGCTGCTTCCCTGGCTGCCAGATTCGCCACGCTGGCAGCTCCAGCACTCCCGGTCCATGGATGATGCAGTGGATTACGTCATGGAGCTACTACTCAAGGCGGCCAGCGTCAATGATCGAAGGTACAAGGTACCCCACGACTTGGCTGCCCGGTTGGAGCACTTGGGTGATAAGCTGAGAGCTCAGCCACCATCTGCCCGTTGGTTGGAGCTGTGGCGTGGTCATAAGCGGGCCAAGATTCATATGATGGCCACTCACATGGCACTGGCCACGTTCCTCATCGGCCACGTGGGTCTGCTGCTCAACATACGCTCCTTTGGACGCGACTATCTGTCGCCTAATACCATTATCATTGGCCTGGTCGAAATCCTCGGCTGCCTGTTGGCCATGTACTTGACCTTTAACCACAATGCCCACAAGTGGCAATGGGCTGGAACCTTCTGCATTCTGGGCGGCGCCGTGGGTTGTCTTTGCTGGTTCTTCAACGATGTGGACT TGCCAGAAGTCTATGGGATTGCTCTCTGGATGCTCTTTGCTGCGTTGCCCAAGGCTAGCATCTCCTGCGCTCAGGCCATGTTACTCACCTGCATGGGCGAGTCTGTGCCCTCCGAGAAACGTGACCCATTCGCGTTCTCTGTGGTCACCTGGGCACGTGTCTGGTTGCTGTCCGCCTCATTTCTCACTCTGCTCAGAGAGCTCAACATTGCCCTCTCCCTCTCCGCTTTCTGTGTCCTCGTCATCTTGGGCGGCATCTGCACCTGCTGCCTCCGCACGCCCCTTGAGAGGCACCACGAGCAGGAGGATCCAGAGGAGCAGCATTATAACGATGCTGTCAGCTTCAATACGCATTTGTAG
- the LOC117790343 gene encoding uncharacterized protein LOC117790343 isoform X2, which yields MKSKKSAFANTSTGYGRHKHSGHGKGHAGNKEKSDSGKTKGKEGKEQPLHEHKEEQEKDLNSGFGDYLRTPEGLI from the exons ATGAAATCCAAGAAGTCTGCCTTTGCCAACACATCGACAGGCTACGGCAGGCACAAGCACAGCGGACACGGCAAAGGTCACGCCGGCAATAAGGAAAAGTCGGATAGCGGCAAGACCAAAGGAAAGGAAGGCAAAGAACAACCGTTGCATGAGCAcaaggaggagcaggagaaaGACTTAAACTCCGGCTTCGGTGATTACCTACGCACGCCGGAGGGTCT CATTTGA